The genomic DNA CCTGGCTCTACCAGGTCGTCGACCAGGACAAGATCGTCCACGCCCTCCCGCTCGTCGACGGCCACGGCCACGACGCCGAGGACGAGCACGCGGACGAGCCCCCCGCCGAGGACGAGCACGCCGACCACGGCCACAGCGTCGAGGGCGGCCTCGACACCGTCGACGGCAACGAACACATCTGGTACGACACCGACGCCGTCACCCTCGTCGCCGAGGACATCGCCGGCACCGTGGGCGGCGACGCCTCCGCGGTCGTCGCCGACATGGCCGAACTCAAGACCAGGATCGAGGCCCTGCCGCCCCTGCGCGTCGCACAGACCGAGACCATCGCCGACTACATCATCGACGATTCCCCGATGACCGACGTCACCCCGGCCGGCTACCGCCAGACCCAGCTCAACGAGGGCGAGCCGACCGCCGCCGACCTGGCCGCGTTCCTCGACCTCGTCGAGGCCGGCGAGGTCGACCTGCTGATCTACAACCCGCAGACCACCACCGACCTCACCGGCCGGATCCGCACCGCCGCCGAGGACGCCGGCGTCACCGTCATCGAGCTCGGCGAGACCCCGCCCGCCGGCACCGACTTCCTCACCTACTTCCGGCAGGTGGTCGAGGAAATTTCGGCCGCCGCGCAGTAAAATAATCCCATCTGCACCGGCCACACCTGCCCAGGGTG from Corynebacterium guangdongense includes the following:
- a CDS encoding metal ABC transporter solute-binding protein, Zn/Mn family, whose translation is MTPTPRTATLAAVTAAALLLASCSPATGAAGDAEGTAGAATIVASTAIWADVAQAVAPDADVSAIVGDANVDPHSFEPSAADLARAASADVVVANGGGYDSWLYQVVDQDKIVHALPLVDGHGHDAEDEHADEPPAEDEHADHGHSVEGGLDTVDGNEHIWYDTDAVTLVAEDIAGTVGGDASAVVADMAELKTRIEALPPLRVAQTETIADYIIDDSPMTDVTPAGYRQTQLNEGEPTAADLAAFLDLVEAGEVDLLIYNPQTTTDLTGRIRTAAEDAGVTVIELGETPPAGTDFLTYFRQVVEEISAAAQ